AGGGTCTTCCTCCAAGGATTCCTTGATAATGTCTAAACCGCCTTGAAACTCCCCATTTATATAAAGTTGAGGGAAAGTTGGCCATTcagaaaactttttcaagttttgtCTAACAGATTCGTCTCTtaatatatcaaagaagcCAAATCTTACTTGATGTTCTCTCAAGATACCCACAAGTTGTCTCGAAAACCCGCATTTAGGTTCAGAGGGGCTCCCCTTCATAAATAACATTACCGGCGCGGCATTGACCAATTTAGTCAATCTAGCGTTTATTTGCTCCtcagtttcttcttcctcttcttcgtcgtcatcgtcttcatcattatGACTCCCCTCATTTACGTTTGCATTTTCCATAGTATGAGTTTGTGATGATCCGGAATTGACTGAGTTCTTGCAGTCTTCTAATAAAGACACATACTCCTTTGGATCCGCGCCGGATAATTCTTTTAAGATTGTCCCTTTGTGAATTATGATAAAATATGGAACAGCTgagatttcaaaaagttctGAAATTTCCGAGTTTTCGTCCGCATCAATGGATAAGAAAGAGACGTTGGAATTGGAAGGCTCATTACTAATGGCCTCAAAAACCTGCTTTAATGCTTTGCATGGTTCTGCCCAACTGGTATGGAAATAAAGCACGATTAACTTGTCGCCGGCCGCAGTGGTAGTTAGGTAAGTAAATTGCTCTTGATCGTTAATTTCAATAACAGGCATTTCCTGAAAAAGTTTTGCTGCTGTGTAATATCTTGCTTGGTGGCGTTTATAACAGTACGAGGTGTagttaaaagaaaatgcaGATGGAACCTGAAAAGAACACATTTAGTCTTTGAAATATATTTTAATGACCTCTTAGTTTGGCATCTCATGACCCGGCACACATtctctgaaaaaaaaaaaaagtaactGATGGTTCAACAGAGAAGCCACAGTTAAAAAAGGTCCTACCCGGATTCGAACCGGGGTTGTCCGGATCAAAACCGAAAGTGATAACCACTACACTATAGGACCGTAACAACTGTGTATTGTTGTATTACGGGCTCGAGTAATACCGCAGTGTCTTGACAATCCTAATATAAACAGTCTTAGGGAAGTAACCAGTTGTCAAAACAGTTTATCAGATTAATTCACGGAATGTCACttatcttatatattatataaaatatgaatcataCTAAGTGGTGGAAGCGCGGAATCTCGGATCTAAACTAATTGTTCAAGCATTTATACGTTTGGGTAGTTCAGCTAGGGAAGGCCGTGTTTTATCTCatgttgttcgttttgttatTGAGATATATGTGGgtaattagataattgttgggattccattgttgataaaggctataatattaggtatacagaatatactagaagttctcctcgaggatttaggaatccataaaagggaatctgcaattctacacaattctataaatattattatcatcgttttatatgttaatattcattgatcctattacattatcaatccttgcgtttcagcttccactaatttagatgactatttctcatcatttgcgtcatcttctaacaccgtatatgataatatactagtaacgtaaatactagttagtagatgatagttgatttttattccaacataccacccataatgtaatagatctaatgaatccatttgtttgttaatagtttaaatgtttttatcggaagaggttttgtcatcacatcagcaatgttcttcttggtctcgatgtagtatacgtataaattattacctgatacttcatctctaagtctcattgcctttgtgccaaaaaatctgtttctaaatttctcttcatttgtagacttaattatactgatcGTTGATCTACTATCAGTAAGTGAGCCtttaataattggtttcttgttaagttcttgCACAAGGTGACTGAGGTTATTCAATAGCGGAATAGCTTCACTGACTgcgtgtatttctgcttctgtAGTTGAAGTGCATGTTAACGAAGCCTTTGTcgactttcctccaatcaCTTTTCCGTTGAGTAGGAAAATGTTACCAATTTGTGACTTGTAATATGGTTGGTTACCATATGAAGCATCGCTTATTGCGactagtttattatctggcttggtaggtttgtttttgtgccatattaattgtttatctctagtgtcccacatgaattgtattaactcatatgtcatgtctaaaacttgcctagaggggaatagtatatgttgagcaagtgtgttgatgtagtatagtaagtcaaatctaaatttatatccaacatatgaagctagaccaatcaacttttgcatttcatgcactttctctttgtattcatcttcatctatttctagttcatcctggtctatataatgacctggttgacctggagctctaagtttctttccttttgggttcaaaggtacgtttagtttgggtaatttttctgtcaaggatttttccatacctaatttcatgtacttgcttctttgatatttgatctCTAATCCAAGTATGTCGTactgaatttcgttatcaccttcacccagatttattatctttgtatcgtattgtttcttgagtgttgttatgattttcttatttgcatttaagtctttgctgaacaatatcatatcatcaacgaataagcaaattgttacttgactattcttaaatacgcatgaccatccacgaacttcttccataccacactgttttatcaggtatgatttgatagtttcgtACCAGTTCGctccactttgtttcaatccataaagtgatttcttcaaacgtatcaacttatcattcattcctaaatgtggtggaggtcttatgtataattcttctttgatgtctgcatacaaatatgccgaagatatgtctaattgtgtaatatagtagttattgtctaatgcaagtgacagggatgtcattaatgcatagtgatgtacggtattggattgcatGCCTGAGTCGTAAGTGTCAGGATGCTGAATAtcacctcttgcaacaaatctagctttaTGAGTACCGTCACGTTTcctgttgaagataaacattgaatttattactcttttagggtctatttcttttctgtcataatatttgtcAGTGTCCCAagtattcattttcaatagttggttgacttctttgtggtatgcttcgatatatttttccttttctttaatatctttattataggtGATTGCCTCATCGTATCTTAAGGTTGTCcgtattggtttgattgattttactgcttttacagctgcaatcaggtgaattcgtttcttcgatctcggaggttctaaactacgcatattcttagtattccatgtgtctcgtgataccttaatttcagtttcattatcttctaatgatcttttcttactgttgatagtagtataggcattagagtcaccaataccacccaaactggaattagtttGATGAGAATTTATCGGTGGGAGTTCTTTAAATGGGTCAGGGAATTCGGTAGGAGATTCTGGAGGTAGATCAGGGAGTGGGAGATCAGCGATGATAGATTCCTCGGTATTCTGTTCAGAAACAGTAGTTGGCGTTTTGATAGGAACAATATTGTgcgatgaattattttccgGTGGAGAAGCATCGATTGAAGGTGAACGGTGtataatccttttctcaGTCTCTTGGTCACTTATCTGCGGAacagttttgttgttggtaccACCCGTACTGGATATTGGTACGTTTGTATGATTAGTCTCATTTTCACTGTACGAGTCTGAgtgtctgaaatctttagatttactggCGTGCGACGACTCATGTGTGTTAGATTGGGACATGGGAGCaagtaaaggaacatttaatttatgCATACCACCCGAACCGGTACTCTcgatattggaaatttggggggtgctagatctcttctttgatggaagaatattagattcagatatgttggggtcaacttctctgggtgcgcgaatattggttttagAAACACGTTTCGAATCTTCAGTATGAGTTGACGGAGGTGTGGAATCGGTTGGActcacagcttttgaaaggacaTTTCTCGGTTGCTCAGGATGTAGTTCAATGTCGGATTGGAAGTCATGGTCAGATTCTATGTTAAGATCATTGGATTCTTGGATCTCATTTGACGCAATGAACGAATGATATGAAGCAGTTAAACGGTTTaagtcttcatcgaaagtgagtgcgtcgtaattgaattgatctaatctggattccttgccctgaagaataacatagttagttgtatctactgtcttctttaaggatggaagatagatgatatatccataagagtttcgaGACGGATGTAGAGCGTAGCCTGGGAtgccacgaggatgtattttggagttagggttgtgatcattgacgataacaggttgaccgaaaggtaacaaagtactgatatcaagtcctgccaagccagcatgttgtcttgcagattttttgcttttaggtgaagctagtgaatttctcacaatagtagaaaattcgattgcAGAGAACCATAAATGGTTCGGTAAACCACTACATTGCAGTTGAGTACGGCAGTCATCTAATAAGGTACGGTTTAGCCGTTCAGCGACTCCATGTGCTCGGGAATCCGCtgtggttgtatagcatggagttataccatttttttcaaggaatttatggagagttctgttagtatactcagaaccacggtccatttgtataaccaagacactggcctgaaactggtttttaataaaagctagtatcgtagtaaaaacatcgaGGATAGAGTCCTCGCGACGGTCGTGTAATGGATAAACCCAacggaattttgttgtctcatcagtaaatgagatgaaataggatggtgcactatttggtaggttgtgaactggaccaaatatgtcagtatgtaggtattgaaagggttcgtatgaattttggtattttagtcgtgaacctttgatatgtctgtgtttggtgcttttgccgattaaacaatcaggacattgatagtcaatagcactagaccagtcgacatctgattcgttaaaatacgtgatggtgttatttttaagtgagtatcgaattgtctgtgcattggcatgcgcaagcattcgatgaatgaaaggataaggatatttgcgtgtactttcacttgtatggacattattgatggtgggtacggagatatttgatggaagcaagtactttttagatacccagtaaaagtctccatatTTTACGATAGGTGCAAGTACAGTGCCGTCAGATCGTTCTAAgacgtttttggtaaagcatgctgtgatatctactgcagccaattcattcaaactgagtaagtcataggctatgttaggagtgtgcaatacctttattgatgttttggtgttgtcctggaagtgaaattgtaggtcaccaatagcgttaattggtatatttcttttttgagcatcaacTACGTTTATGCCAGGattagatgatgctgagtgTATGTGGTGAGCAGATCTTATAAGGGTTCGTGATGCTCCTGAATCGAGAAGGAGGTGTCCAgggagttcatcatcagaatgattAGTGTGATTTACCGTAGATTCAGTAAGTTCCTGGCCTAAGATGAAGGTCGtgcttattgttcaattgaatcggttcagtagttgatttactgatgGAATCGTTGTCCGTGCTGGGAGAGTTATTAGATGTGGATACATTGTGAGCCCTGgctgttttcgatttcgaattatttgttttttgaggattccgagctataactttgggtttggttgtattcgtatagctgcgagaatcattcttctcatcactcggatttctcctgtaattaggtttgctgtttctcgatccctgttgttcttcataaatagcatggatatctaagaacagttcagcgactgtcatatttagatgTCGATGACGTGTGtagcgtaaaaatttatattcgccagatagacctctcataattaattggcatgcgaccttgttattgatatgaatgccattattgttcagtctgtcgataatgtttgtgacttttgtttcaaatgcatctgcaggtgtactgccattatattgcaaatttgccagGGTCACAATGTCGTTTGCCTCTTGGGTATcagattgcattttttcaatacttttggaaagaattttcatgatatccgTATAATCAACGGATAGGATGTCTTTGACCCAGGTAGGTAGGAATTGAGAgggagcaaatatttgaaaagtgttatacaagaaggtgagttcatcatcagtgatCTGACGTACGGGTTTTCCGTTTACTGTcggaataataccaccgagattcgagttttgtaaaaatttgatgtatgttttaacccaatttggaaagtcattaggtgaggttaacattggtggtggtctgacatattttttagtggatgtcatatcagagtccgctgaggatgaatcagtaaatgtattaccTGACTCAGGTGATGGAGTGCTCAGAGGCgttccaactgatgatggatactgcggaaactgtgattgtggcccaggtggaaagtacataggcgacatttgataaggtgTATACGGAATCATAGATGGGTGTCCGTAAAATGACCAACCAGATGGATTGGCTTGGTTTTGGGTCATCATGCACTGCTGTGGGTACGGCCCATTCTGTGGaggtggtactgaagcAGGTTGAGGAGAGGCATGATGGgggttctctggaacagctgatgaagcaggtgttgttgtctgttgagagttagccttagtggaagccttatcatattcttgaattttggaagctgaaacgtctaacggatcttgatttgtgtggacttccttagaagtaaccgaagcaCAGGCGCTACCATGAGATATATGTGGgtaattagataattgttgggattccattgttgataaaggctataatattaggtatacagaatatactagaagttctcctcgaggatttaggaatccataaaagggaatctgcaattctacacaattctataaatattattatcatcgttttatatgttaatattcattgatcctattacattatcaatccttgcgtttcagcttccactaatttagatgactatttctcatcatttgcgtcatcttctaacaccgtatatgataatatactagtaacgtaaatactagttagtagatgatagttgatttttattccaacagttataaggttgtttcatatgtgttttatgaACGTTTAGGATGACGTATTGTCATACTGACATAtctcattttgagatacaacATGTATTTTGTGTTTAACAAACTGTATTATCTGAAAACTATATGAACAGATCTTGAAGTAAGCTTGCCCCCCCTATTCCAGTGTATTCAAAATCACAGTACGTTTTCCTAAAATACCATCATTCATATTTGCTGGTTTATGTTACTACATTGGACTGTATATCCATGTGGGAAATGCCCAATGTACtgataattgttgggattccacTGTTGGTAAAcgcaataatattaggtatacagaatatactagagGTTTTTCTTCGAGGATCTTGGGATCCAAAATAGGGAATCGGTATTTCTGCATAATATTGCTATTATTTCTCCTTCTATTTTACATGcttcattatcctattacattatctAGCTATGCAATTCAGCTCTCATTAAGTCTAATGActgtttttcaattgttgTATAATCTTCTTATACCTCATTTGATAATATAGcaataatataaaatagTACTCTATAGGTTATAGGAGTCTTAATACAATGAGCGCGCCATTATCGTTCTGTAAAGTAAATAGTCATTCACATAACGAGCTAATAAAAATCTCCAGATGGCACACATAGTGTATGGCAACATCAATGAGAAGAATAAGGTCTTCGAGGAATAAATTGTTCTAATCATGACAAAAACTACATAACAGAAGACTGAAAGACTgcattaaaaaaatattattagcATGAACACTAGTCAAAAAATGACACTAAGATTTCATTCCAACACTACATTTTTTCGGAAAACGTTTTATTGAAGTACTGCTTTATGGTCAGCACGTATCGCTTCATATATGATAACCTTACACAGTATCTTTCCGAAAAATCATGAAACGAAGTAACACAGCATCAATTTCTGTGAGAAATAGACAAAGATGTTTCAAAAGTTCCAACATATAGTGAGCATCGTTCATATACCTCGTACAAATCAAATTTGTCTCTTGGAATACCGAAAATTAGCCGCTCAAACACTCTCCGTTGTTAATGACAATTACACCATAGCCGCTGCCGTAGAAAATGCACGGTCTTCCGTGACGAGAAGATTCGGGGGCGAATCGCATAGATCGCTCTTTCTCCTCTTTCTCAATTCTGTCTTATCTGTATTTATAACATGAGCTCATAAACAAAGTCCctgtttatatatattgaTGACTTATATATCTTTCGCTTCAGCTTCTTCCCTCATTTCTACttaatattatcttttgaaattagCGCGATCAATTGCATTCTTTTCCACACCACCTTCAAATTTAAGAATTCATATTTGAATCGAACCGTATGTTTTACCTCTCAATAACTTGTTTCATTAATAGCTCCTTCCACAACCACCTTCATCTTCTCTGATTTGAATTATTACCGACATGAATGTTACTCTCCTGAAAATGTTAATTATATCAACTTAACAGGCCTTGAAAGTGAAGTGTTATAGTTTCTCTTCCTTTGTTTTTCccactttcttttttttatatatatcttATATTGGTTTAAGCACAGCGGATTGCTTTCTTCTAATACAAGAACTAGAACATAGGTCCACCCGTGTGATGTTGCATTCTGAAATGTTTAGTTATCTCTGTCAGAACAGCGAGGTAACACTTATTTTTGTTACGACCAATCCGTAATTCAAGCGTGGGTATTCATATGACCAGAGATAATAATACAGCGAATACTATTGAAATCGtcccttttttgtttaGGAAGAACGGACAAATCGGTCGTCTGCTCGAAATGATTAGTAGTGTGTCACCCGGATCAGCAAAATGACACACACGAAATACGAGGAAAAAGTCGGTCGAAAGGGGCAAATGTTATTATAAGTCCCTCCAGtagtcttttttttttcaaatattcatcatcaaaggTTACGAAATCTTTTGAGCTATCTTAAACATTCGttctttttatcaaatttcaattactaacttattttttcaaaaaaaattgcctCTCCCGGTTTTtaatcattatttttttcgattGATTAAGGGGGAAAAGCAAAGAACGAGAAAACTTGGACAGAAGGTTAATACTCTGACAATTTCAAAACgaagtaaaaagaaaaattatcaaatcaACAAAAAGTACCCGttacaacaaaaaaaatgtccCAAACTCGTGAAGATTCTGTTTACCTAGCTAAATTAGCTGAACAAGCCGAACGTTATGAAGAAATGGTCGAAAACATGAAGGCCGTTGCTTCATCAGGTCAAGAGTTATCTGTCGAAGAACGGAATCTATTGTCGGTTGCTTACAAGAACGTCATCGGTGCTCGCCGTGCTTCATGGAGAATAGTTTCTTCGATcgaacaaaaagaagaatcaAAGGAGAAATCTGAACATCAAGTTGAATTAATCCGTTCTTACCGTTCTAAAATTGAAACTGAATTGACCAAAATCTCTGACGACATTTTATCTGTGTTAGATTCTCATTTAATCCCTTCTGCTACTACTGGTGAGTCTAAAGTATTTTACTATAAGATGAAGGGTGACTACCACCGTTATTTAGCTGAATTTTCCAGCGGAGATGCAAGAGAAAAGGCAACCAACTCCTCTTTGGAGGCTTATAAAACCGCTTCCGAAATCGCCACAACTGAATTGCCTCCAACTCACCCAATTCGTTTAGGTCTAGCTTTGAATTTCTCCGTCTTCTATTACGAAATTCAAAACTCTCCTGATAAGGCTTGCCACTTGGCCAAACAAGCCTTTGATGATGCTATTGCTGAGTTAGATACTTTATCTGAAGAATCATACAAGGATAGCACTTTGATCATGCAATTATTAAGGGACAACTTGACCTTATGGACCTCTGATATTTCTGAATCTGGTCAAGAAgatcaacaacaacaacaacaacagcaacagcaacagcaacaacagcaacaacaagcTCCAGCTGAACAAACTCAAGGTGAACCAACCAAATAAGAGCGCTGAGAAATACAAGGGGAAATGAAGATTTACCACTCCAGTTTTCTTGCTAACGAAAATGAATGCAATTCGATTTTGATACTTTTTTTAGGGGAAGAGATAATATCTTCGTCTAATACAAATtcacaaaattttcaattttaccaactacaaaatatacaaacctctaaaaaaatagtttcTTAATATATAACATAAAATAGTTTTTCTGTTACTATTACTTCTATCACTGTTTTCTTCGTGTATTCTTATATTTTGGCTATCGTTCAGAGTTGAGACAATTTGCGAGAGTAATTGAGTAGTAATTTTCGTATGTTTTAAAATAAGTTCCTTCCATTGTATACGCACctctttcttctgttttccTTTGAATCTTGATCTACCTTACCTATTGAAGGTGAAGGCATCTTTTCTCATTTGATGAAACAGCGCTCCCTGGGTGTAGGGGGGCGGGGGTATAGTAGCGTAAATCCGCAACGGAAAAATACTTCGAGTGGAAAACTATGACCATTAATATGTATGTCTTACAAGAGAGGACAATAAACAAAGTCAAATAACCACAAGGGATCACAAACGAAAGGATGTCAGTTATTCCTCCAAAATTCTTCAAGATTGCAAATATATCAATTGGCTGCATAGACATTATTGCTGCCCTTTCACAATTGACGTATATTTTCACCAATTTAAACGTCTTCCTCTTGGCAGTTTACGGACTGGCACTCTCCGTACCTATCGTCTATCTGGAGTTCAAGGTTCCGTCAAATCTTTACAGGTATGCTTCCTTTTACTTTAGTTTTCTTGGAAGGGGTTTATCTTATATTTTACTAAGTCTGATAATCAGCTTCGGCGGTATCTACAACATATTGGCGGGAAtgtttacttttattttagGGGTTGcctttattgtttttcatttttcccAGTTTGTGGAAGAACCTGCTAACTTCAGAGCACCCGGCTCATCTTTGTCAATTGGTGATGATGACATcgacgatgacgatgacaTGATTTAATATTAGAAGCCCATGTCTCTCAATCCGCCGGTGTTACAAAAGCATGGCGAAACAGGCGTGAGATATTTAATCTTCCATCTCATCTGTATAGCAAATAAAATGTAATTATAATGCAAGATTCTGAGCAAATGAACCAAGCGGTTTTAGTACAGCTAGgttgactttttttataatattcTATTTTACATTTTATGATATACTtatattatttatatactAGCTTTAGAAATGATGAAGTTTCCTACATTTTCATGGTTTCTTCAACTCCGCCATTTGATGTCTCAACACTCTTCTGCTTCATTGGCTGCGTTTCCTTTAATAATAGACCGAACCTCTTATCCTTGGCCAAAGTAGCTAATTGAAAGATCCCTTGAACAATTGAATCTTGTGGATTTAATTCGTGCTGAGAGTGAATCCAGCTCGGTTGACAGGTCTTAGAACCACCAGTTAATCTCAATAATTCGGGTCTGTCCGTTGTACTTACACTAGAGTCACATAATACGATGGTATTACATTCACGAGCAACTGGTAAAGAAATCGATTCCTTGGTTGAATTCATTAAGGATTTAAGCTTGATGGCTGAAACACCCAATTTTGGTAAAGGTAACTCATGCCCAGGTAATGTTAATGTAGAGGTTGCATCATAACTTAAATTACCGTTTGGATTGGTAGCCTTTAAAATATGGTCCCATGGAACCCATCTAGCAATTTGTATTGGACTTTCCACACATAAGTAGTTGTTGGAAATCTCACTCATCCCAAGTCTAAATGATTTCAAATCTTTCTTTAAGCTTTGgagttcttcttcattttcgtGAACGAAAGGAAAGTTAGAAGATAAATGAGATAACTTGAATGGATAAACGCCTTGTTTATCGATTTTAGTTAATAATTGTCTAGAAGTTTTTAATTTAAGAATATGGGTTTGAGCAAAATCTCTAACATATGCACCGGGTCTTGCAATCAATTCTCCAGCCTTATGAGATTTACCTGTGTAAGAGTCAACGGTTTCTAAAGTTACTAAACCCTTTTTGGTACAATGCTCCAAAGATgccattttcaaatcaatTAAATACACTTCACCTGATTGAACAACGAAATCATCACTTGGAATAGCAGAAACATTAGTGAATGGAGTCGATTGTCCACGATCTACCACTGTTAAATCCTTGGCATCAGTATTAGATAGCAAATCTGCTTCTTGATGGGACTCTGTCCAAACAACACCCTTATATTCCCTTTCGGCAACAATACCTTCGTTTTGGCCTGCCAGGAATCTTCTAATCCTTCTTACACGAGAACCAGGAACAACGCCACAGTTATAAGATCTGGCAATAGTATCCACTATAGTTCTAATCAATTGGCCTGTGATACCACTTGAAGTTCCTCCCAGTGAGGCAGGAAGCTTTTCTGGAGTCAGAGCACAGGCTAATAAAGCAACAACTGTTTCCATAGCAATGTGAGCAGCAGCTACAGCATCCGCTTTACCACCTAGTAGTGGCCCAGTGGGTTGAAGAATAGGTTTGGTTTCATCAACGGGGTAAATAACCATAGTATGAGAAACTTCAGAGGTGTAACCATCAATATGAACACCTAGTGTAATCTTGACTAAATCCCCCGGTCTCAAAGTCCCAGTGACAGATGATGCAAAAGTGGAGTCTTTCCCCTTATTCCAGTTTAACAAATTTTGAGTATCATCTATTTCGGGGCACCATCCACCAGAAATTTGGTCGATATCAATAGTGGTTGGAATGGCAATACCTCTTTCATTAACTTTGTTTTTATAATATTGTTCCAACCGGgtcaaaataaaagaatcGGTAAGCAAACATAGCTCTGGCACGGTTAATTGGCGCTGTGTGGTCTTAGAGTGATATGAATCATTGATCAAAGAAGTAACATATTTCAAAGCAGTTTGTGCGATTTGTCCAG
This is a stretch of genomic DNA from Saccharomyces cerevisiae S288C chromosome IV, complete sequence. It encodes these proteins:
- a CDS encoding gag-pol fusion protein (Retrotransposon TYA Gag and TYB Pol genes; transcribed/translated as one unit; polyprotein is processed to make a nucleocapsid-like protein (Gag), reverse transcriptase (RT), protease (PR), and integrase (IN); similar to retroviral genes), with the translated sequence MESQQLSNYPHISHGSACASVTSKEVHTNQDPLDVSASKIQEYDKASTKANSQQTTTPASSAVPENPHHASPQPASVPPPQNGPYPQQCMMTQNQANPSGWSFYGHPSMIPYTPYQMSPMYFPPGPQSQFPQYPSSVGTPLSTPSPESGNTFTDSSSADSDMTSTKKYVRPPPMLTSPNDFPNWVKTYIKFLQNSNLGGIIPTVNGKPVRQITDDELTFLYNTFQIFAPSQFLPTWVKDILSVDYTDIMKILSKSIEKMQSDTQEANDIVTLANLQYNGSTPADAFETKVTNIIDRLNNNGIHINNKVACQLIMRGLSGEYKFLRYTRHRHLNMTVAELFLDIHAIYEEQQGSRNSKPNYRRNPSDEKNDSRSYTNTTKPKVIARNPQKTNNSKSKTARAHNVSTSNNSPSTDNDSISKSTTEPIQLNNKHDLHLGQELTESTVNHTNHSDDELPGHLLLDSGASRTLIRSAHHIHSASSNPGINVVDAQKRNIPINAIGDLQFHFQDNTKTSIKVLHTPNIAYDLLSLNELAAVDITACFTKNVLERSDGTVLAPIVKYGDFYWVSKKYLLPSNISVPTINNVHTSESTRKYPYPFIHRMLAHANAQTIRYSLKNNTITYFNESDVDWSSAIDYQCPDCLIGKSTKHRHIKGSRLKYQNSYEPFQYLHTDIFGPVHNLPNSAPSYFISFTDETTKFRWVYPLHDRREDSILDVFTTILAFIKNQFQASVLVIQMDRGSEYTNRTLHKFLEKNGITPCYTTTADSRAHGVAERLNRTLLDDCRTQLQCSGLPNHLWFSAIEFSTIVRNSLASPKSKKSARQHAGLAGLDISTLLPFGQPVIVNDHNPNSKIHPRGIPGYALHPSRNSYGYIIYLPSLKKTVDTTNYVILQGKESRLDQFNYDALTFDEDLNRLTASYHSFIASNEIQESNDLNIESDHDFQSDIELHPEQPRNVLSKAVSPTDSTPPSTHTEDSKRVSKTNIRAPREVDPNISESNILPSKKRSSTPQISNIESTGSGGMHKLNVPLLAPMSQSNTHESSHASKSKDFRHSDSYSENETNHTNVPISSTGGTNNKTVPQISDQETEKRIIHRSPSIDASPPENNSSHNIVPIKTPTTVSEQNTEESIIADLPLPDLPPESPTEFPDPFKELPPINSHQTNSSLGGIGDSNAYTTINSKKRSLEDNETEIKVSRDTWNTKNMRSLEPPRSKKRIHLIAAVKAVKSIKPIRTTLRYDEAITYNKDIKEKEKYIEAYHKEVNQLLKMNTWDTDKYYDRKEIDPKRVINSMFIFNRKRDGTHKARFVARGDIQHPDTYDSGMQSNTVHHYALMTSLSLALDNNYYITQLDISSAYLYADIKEELYIRPPPHLGMNDKLIRLKKSLYGLKQSGANWYETIKSYLIKQCGMEEVRGWSCVFKNSQVTICLFVDDMILFSKDLNANKKIITTLKKQYDTKIINLGEGDNEIQYDILGLEIKYQRSKYMKLGMEKSLTEKLPKLNVPLNPKGKKLRAPGQPGHYIDQDELEIDEDEYKEKVHEMQKLIGLASYVGYKFRFDLLYYINTLAQHILFPSRQVLDMTYELIQFMWDTRDKQLIWHKNKPTKPDNKLVAISDASYGNQPYYKSQIGNIFLLNGKVIGGKSTKASLTCTSTTEAEIHAVSEAIPLLNNLSHLVQELNKKPIIKGSLTDSRSTISIIKSTNEEKFRNRFFGTKAMRLRDEVSGNNLYVYYIETKKNIADVMTKPLPIKTFKLLTNKWIH
- the GRX3 gene encoding monothiol glutaredoxin GRX3 (Glutathione-dependent oxidoreductase; hydroperoxide and superoxide-radical responsive monothiol glutaredoxin subfamily member with Grx4p and Grx5p; redundantly protects cells from oxidative damage along with GRX4 and GRX5; with Grx4p, promotes the dissociation of Aft1p from iron regulon gene promoters and subsequent nuclear export in iron-replete conditions, regulating iron homeostasis; involved with Grx4p in the deglutathionylation of Sir2p, restoring deacetylase activity after disulfide stress), coding for MPVIEINDQEQFTYLTTTAAGDKLIVLYFHTSWAEPCKALKQVFEAISNEPSNSNVSFLSIDADENSEISELFEISAVPYFIIIHKGTILKELSGADPKEYVSLLEDCKNSVNSGSSQTHTMENANVNEGSHNDEDDDDEEEEEETEEQINARLTKLVNAAPVMLFMKGSPSEPKCGFSRQLVGILREHQVRFGFFDILRDESVRQNLKKFSEWPTFPQLYINGEFQGGLDIIKESLEEDPDFLQHALQS